Part of the Caulifigura coniformis genome, ACCTGATCGTGACCGGCGTCGACCTCACCGACGGCGACGGCATCCAGGCGCTCGTCAGCCTCGCCGACGAATTCGCGATTCCTGCCATCGTCGTCACGACGCGAACGTCCCTGCAGGCCGTCGAGAGGGCGATTCTCGACCACGTGATGGCCTATCTCATCGAGCCTGTCGAAGTGCGGGAGGTCAAGCCGACGATCCACCTCGTCCTGAAACGTTTTGAGCAGTTTCAGGAATTGCAGAGCGAAGTGGAATCGCTGCGCGGAGCCTTGGAAGATCGCAAGGTGATCGAGCGGGCCAAGGGCGTGATGATGAAAGCCGATCAGCTTGATGAAGACACGGCGTACAAGAAGCTTCGTCGCATGGCGACGGATCGCCGCATTCGCCTGATCGACGCCGCGAAAGCGTACCTGGAAGAAGAAACAAAGGGGGCTTGAAGCCCCCTCGTTTTCAGAAAGCCCGGAGCCTCAGGCGACGCGCACTTCGTTGCGGATTTCCCAGGCGTCCGTGTAGTCGCCGAGGAGATGCTGCGCCATCTGCTTCAGGAAGAACGTCCGCACCTGGCCGGTCAACACCATCGTGTTGCCGTTCACGCCCAGTGCCACGCCGCGCAGTCCGCGATAGGGGGACTGGTGCAGGCGTTCGAGGGCCGTCGAAACGACTGATTCAGTCCGGGGCGACGCCGCGGCCGTTCCTGTGCGTGTGTGAAGCGAGTGATTGGAAGAAGACGTTGGAGTGGGGGCAGACTTCAGTGCCATCATGGGAGCGGTGTTCCGAATCCGTTGTTCCGTGACGAGGGGCTCCAGAGGTTGTTCCGGACCTCTGCTGCTCAACGGCTATGCAGGTTCTGTTCCCTCACTTCTGCGATCGTGAGGGTTCACCCGGTCGCATGCGTCGAGCATCGCCCTGGTTCACGCGACGGAAGGCTCCTAACCCTCTGAATACCTTCTGGTTATTCCAAATCGACAGCGGCTGATTCGGTTCACAGACTGGTCGGTCTTCAACCACAGTGGTCGATATTCGACCACTGGCTGCCGCCCGGTTTTGCAGAATCGATGACCATCAAACAGGCGTTCGGCAGATTCTGCCGCAACTGTTTGCAATCTTTGTAACTGAAGGGAACGTCAGGTGTTGCGGATCGGTTTTCGCGGCATCCGTCGGCCGGAGCATCCCCGCCTGATGCCGTATTCGGCAAATCCGGCAAGCAATTCGCTTAGTGGTCTGTTGCTGGAGTGTGCAGATCCCCAGAGTCAAATCATTTGGCGCCTCGCGCCGGGAGTAATGGAATGCTCGTCCTGACACGGAAGATTGGCGAAGAGATCATCATCGGCGGAAACATCCGGGTGAAGGTTGCCGATATTCGAGGCAGCCGCGTCCGGCTGGCCATCGAGGCCCCTCGCGACCTGTCCGTGCAACGGCAGGAGATTGCCGCCGCCCTGAAGGAAGAAGAAGCGAGCTTCGAACTCGTTCTCGAAGCCGTCGGCTGATCCACCCCGACGAAGCTGGCGTCTGCACCCGCAGCCAGTCGGGAGAATTGAATCATGAGTCAAGCGGTCGCATTTCTGGGGAATGCGACCGTTTTTTTATGCGCCGAACACCGCCTGAAGTGCCCCCTGCTCGACGCTCACAGTAAACGCCTTCGCTTTCGCCCCATCGCCATCCATCGACAGCGGAATCTCGGATTTACAGGAGACCTGCACCCTTCGGCAGCGTCGGTGCTGAACGATTCCGCTGTTGCGGACATCGCTCATCAGGTAATCGACCGTCAACCCGGCCAGGTCGAGCCCAGT contains:
- a CDS encoding ANTAR domain-containing response regulator, yielding MNDRLKTLLAHASSEQRVELKRAIEELGHEVVCDCDSCEALVSTVRSSPPDLIVTGVDLTDGDGIQALVSLADEFAIPAIVVTTRTSLQAVERAILDHVMAYLIEPVEVREVKPTIHLVLKRFEQFQELQSEVESLRGALEDRKVIERAKGVMMKADQLDEDTAYKKLRRMATDRRIRLIDAAKAYLEEETKGA
- a CDS encoding carbon storage regulator; the encoded protein is MLVLTRKIGEEIIIGGNIRVKVADIRGSRVRLAIEAPRDLSVQRQEIAAALKEEEASFELVLEAVG